The Eriocheir sinensis breed Jianghai 21 chromosome 48, ASM2467909v1, whole genome shotgun sequence genomic sequence CCCTGGAATCAAAGGAGGCAGAAAACAGCAAGACAGAATCTCAGAGGGAAAGAGAAACCTCGGGGTCAAAGGGAACGGAAACTCCAAGAAAGAGACAGTCACTTGATTTAGAAGAGGCAGAAACTTCAGAGAAAAAACTGTCCCTGGAATTAGAAGAGGCAGAAAGTAGCAAGGCAGAAACACCAGAAAACAGACTGTCCTTGGAATTAGAAGAGGCAGAAAGTAGCAAGGCAGAAACACCAGAAAACAGACTGTCCTTGGAATTAGAAGAGGCAGAAAGTAGCAAGGCAGAAACACCAGAAAACAGACTGTCTTTGGAATTAGAAAAGGCAGAAAGTAGCAAGGCAGAAACACCAGAAAACAGACTGTCTTTGGAATTAGAAAAGGCAGAAAGTAGCAAGGCAGAAACTCCAGAGAACAGACTGTTTTTGGAATCCGAGGAGGCAGAAAGCAGTAGTGCCGAGACTCCAGAAAAAAGACTGTACTTGGAATCAGAAGAAACAGAAAGCAGTGATTCAGAAACTCCAGAAAAGAGGACGTCCTTGGAATCAGAGAAGGCAGCAAGCAGCAAGGCCGAAACTACAGGGAAACGACTGTCCTTGGAATCAGAGAAGGCAGCAAGCAGCAAGCCCGAAACTACAGGGAAACAACTGTCCTTGGAATCAGAGAAGGCAGCAAGCAGCAAGGCCGAAACTACAGGGAAACGACTGTCCTTGGAATCAGAGAAGGCAGCAAGCAGCAAGCCCGAAACTACAGGGAAACAACTGTCCTTGGAATCAGAAGAGGCAAAAAATAGCAAGACAGAGACTCCAGGACTGCAGTTAGGATCAGAGGAGGCAGACACCAAGATGACAGTGACTCCAAGGGAAAGAGTAGCCTTACCCTCTGATGTCTCTCcaaaaagaaatgtaaagaaaggaaaattgacttcccatgatgaaaaaagagattCTCCTTTGTATGTGAGGAAGCTGAGTGCAGGGGGTCAagccaaagaaaaggaagaggcggcTGAAAGAAATCCCGTCACCAAACCATTGCCGGTGCCTCCGTCAGAAAGTGTCACCGATAAAGCACAGTGTGAAGGGagcaaaaaaatcatatataccaTTGAAGATGTCTTTGGTTCAGATGTAAGTAGCTCAGATGACTCTAACCTGAAAAGTCCCTCCAGTAAAGAGAATGACTCAGACTCAGGAGACAGCTTTTCCAGTAAGCCCTCCACGCCAGTAGAAGGTGAAGTGCATGTTGCTGAGGAAGAGAATCAGACCACTTTGAGGAGAAGCAACAGGTCAACAAGAAACCGAGGCGTATCACGTTTCCAGTCGGCCGAAGTCTTACGTGTGCAACGAAAGCCATTTGGAGTTGGAAGAGGCCGAGCCAATGGGCGTCAGGCAGCTCCGAGAGGGAGAGGGCGGAGAGGTGGAACTGTACACATTGAGGAGGTGGTGATAGAGGCGATCTTTGGCACTAGTGACTTAAGCTCAAAGGAAACAACCCCTGATGGCAGTGAAGTTGCAGTTCGGCCTAAAATCAAAAGAGGTCTGGGAGCAAGGAGACCTGGAGGTGGGAGGGCCAGAGGGAGAAGCAGATCATTGATAGACAGTCCTGAATCCCCTGACGAAGGagcacagaaggaagggaggaagtctGCAAGTGCTCCAGTGTACAACATTTCTGATTCTTCATCATCACCAGAAGCTTCAGATAAGTCTAGGGAGGATGAGGAACATGAAGCTGCATCTGAACTAGACACAAACAAGAAAGGCAAGGATGGTAAGAGCCTTGAGCTGCAGCAAAATGAGGGCCATGAATTACAGCAAAGTGAGGGCCATGAATTACAGCAAAATGAAGACCATGGATTACAGGAAAATGAAGGCCATGAATTACAGCAAAATGAAGACCATGGATTACAGGAAAATGAAGGCCATGGATTACAGCAAAATGAAGACCATGAATTACAGCAAAATGAAGACCATGGATTACAGCAAAATGAAGACCATGGATTACAGGAAAATGAAGACCATGAATTACAGCAAAATGTGGGCCATGAATTACAGCAAAAGAAAATTAGTAAGTTATCTTTGAATTGGACCCTTAAACCACAGCAAAGCAAGACCCAAGCACTGCAACAAACTAAGGACCATGAATCTCCACAGACTGAGGACCATGAATCTCCACAAACTGAGGAAAGTAATTCAGCTCAAAATAAGGCCCAAAAATTACGACCACCAATCCAAAAGCCATTCTCCTGCTGGGGTGGAGGCATGAAGACCCCAAATTCTTCTGAGGATAGTAATTCAGCTCAAAATAAGGCCCAAGAATTACGACCACCAATCCAAAAGCCATTCTCCTGCTGGGGTGGAGGCATGAAGACGCCCAATTTTTCTGCTGTTAGGAACCACACAACCTTAAAACCAAAGAACTTTAGGATTCTCTGGTCATCAAACTCGAAAGAATCCGGAACCTCTGTGAGTGTCAAGACCATTAATGTAGGGGACCACAGCACTGAGGACCAGCCACATGAGTCAAGTTCTCAGTGTCACCAGCTCCCACAAGAGGATAACTCATTGCATTCAGAGGTTAAAGTTGTGAAGGAGAAGCAATGTGAATCTACTCAGCCTCAGCCCCAGACCAAAGCCACACCTGGGAGTGAACATGAAAAGAGACAGCTGCCTGCATCCACATCCCAGCCTCATCTCCCACAAGAGGATAACTCATTGCATTCAGAGGTTAAAGTTGTGAAGGAGAAGCAATGTGAATCTACTCAGCCTGAGCCCCAGAACAAAGCTACACCTGGGAGTGAACATGAAAAGGGACAGCTGCCTGCATCCACATCTCGGCCTCATCTCCCACAAGAGGAAAGGGCCAGACATGACAAGAAACAGACATTTGAACCCATCTCTCAGCCCCTCAAGACCCCAAAGAGTGTACAAACAGGgagtgaggaaataaagaaacactcatctgCATCAAGTAACCAGACCTCGCAACTTACAAGTAACACTCCAGTTgtgggaaaagaaataaagaaacaatcgTCTTCATCATCTAATCAGGCCTCTCAACCTAAGAGAAAGAACACAGTGGATGGAAGCAAAAAAACGATGGAATGGCCAACTTCATCTACTCAAACTTCTAAACCAaagaacagcagcagcaccaaatcagaagggaaagaaggcatgAAGAACCCAATCCTATCCACCACTGAGACTTCACTGCTcaaacaaaagaacaacaacTCAAATGAAGAAGTTGCAAAAGAGAAGAATAGCTCATCCACCCATCTGGCTCCACAGctcaaaaggaagagaagtaccTCAAGGGAAGAAGGTGCAGAAGAGAAGCTGAGTTCATCCTCCCATCAGGCATCTCACCCCAAGAAGGGCAAGTCCAAAAGAAATAATAACCCATGTAGCAGGGAAGAAGGCATGGAAGGAAAGCCAAGCCCATCCCTGCCTCAGCCTCTTCAGCcccagaagaagagagaaacaccCACACAGAGGAGTCCACAGTCCCAGGGTTGTGCCAGGTTGATCGTCTTCACAGGGCCATCACCCAACATCTCCCTGCACCGACTACGAGAGGAGGGAGACCTGGGCCAAGTGATCAATGTCACACCAAGGCTACacttaaaggaaaaaagaaaaagtcctAAAGTTCCTCAAGGTAAGTTTATTGCTTTCTTCTCTTATGAAACTGAGTAGCATTTTTGTAGTGGCATACCGTATGTCATGTAACCTGGTGTGGAAAGTCTTTTAGGGAGGGACTCacagacttggcatcattgcttgggtgaagGTCTGGAAAGAATACAAAATCAGGTTCCTGTATtttagaacaagttaagaataTGCCAATGAGCGCTCAAGACCAGCACCAAGCAGTGATGCCAGGTCAAGAGTCCCTCCCCAGAGAAAAATCCGCACCACAGACTACAGTACACTTTCTTTGAAACCTTTCATTCTTGCATTGATGTTAAATTTATAGTTTACTGGATAACACTGCTGTGAGTTTTATCTCTGATTGATATATTTACTATTGGGAGATAAGTCACAAAATTCCATTAAATGGTAAATAATTCTGAAAAATTACGAATTGTCACTGTACCGTCATTTTCACCAATGAACTTCCATTTTTTGTGACTGTGAATTCAAATTCTTAGAACAAAATGCTTTTATAATCTATTTATTTAACTAAAAAGTTTATCTCTCCCGGCAGATAAAATAAATAGTGCTGCAAAGTCTTCATCAAAACGGAAGAGGGCCGCCAAGAGCACTCCAGAAGCTGCGGTGGAACAGGAAAGTGTCCTAAAGCCTTCACCGAGGAAGAGGAGTCTGACCTCCAGTTCCAGACATGAAGGAGACCGTCATGGCCCGCAGGCATCTCCTCTGCCCACGTCATTAACACCTGACTGCCGAACTGGAATGGCTAAACTTAATGCTGACTCTACCAAGAGTAAGAACGTGGGTAATGATCCACAGTCCTCTTTACAAGCAAGACTCAAACAGGCAAATGAAGGCAGATCCTCAAAAAAAGTTAAAGGCAAAAATATAACTCAAGCTTCTGGAAAGGAAAGAATTTCTTCTGCTAACAAGTCTTTCACCTTGGTCCCTTCCGGTCGTCATGAGACTGAAAAAACTAGTAAAGCTCATAAAGGAACCCATGACAGTGCAAAAACTTCCTCTAAAAACTGTGGTACAAAGACTGATGTCCCCCCTGCAGAAATGAGCTCTCCTGTTAGGACAGTATCAAGTCACAGTGATGCAGAAGAAAACTCCAAGGAGCACTGCCTCATGACCTACACTGCCTTGCCTTCAACACCTGAGAAAAAGGTGGGACGAATTTGCCATTCCATCGTCAAAGAAGGGAAGGCCATGGTAGCCTTTCCCTCGCCCTCAAAGCCACACTCGGTATTACCTAACTTGATGATTCCTCAGCGTAGTTTGTTCAGGGACCAAACGGACACGGCTGAACAACCTCAAAGTTTTAGCAGCACTTCTTGTTCTCTCCAGGGCAAATCTGGAGGTGAGGGGAATCAGGGATCAAGGAGAATGTTTGATGATTATTCACAACTTAACTTCAGTAATAAGATTGTTATGAATGATGCTGCTGAAAACCTACaccaaggagagaggaaaacagcaaAATGTAACCTGAttagaaaaacgaaggaaagcatTTCAATCAATAGTGTTGGAGGTGATCACCACGGCCCCCAAAATGAAGAGGGGTCTAAGAATTCAGATATTCTGCAAGGTACTGCAAATGAACGAATGCTAACCGACCTCAGAGAATTTACTAATGTTCGTCAGGAAGATTATATTGTGCATGGAAGCCAAAGCTCTTCACACTTcacaggtgatgatgatgaggaaaaagtggaggaagaagaagacagtgACGTCCTGAGGATTGAAGAGCACTCTGAAAATGAGTATGAGGACGTTGAAGTGATTTCCAAAATAGAGCTGCAGTTTAGTAACATGATTGACATTTTCTCCTTAAACCTTGATCATGAAAAGGAAATACAAAGCAAACAGCACACGCCTTCCCCACCAACaacaaagcaaaagaagaaagagaagagttcCACATCCCCAAGAAGAAAAACACCAGCACAGGGCACTCGGAAAGCACCCACAAAGAGTTACCTCACACCAGTCACTCCTAAGAGACCTCTcgccaggaagagaaggagcagtggGGCCACACCTGGATGCCATGCGCTGACAGAGAAAGGCAGGACAAAGGTGGGAAGGGCCAGCATTCAGTCACTCACTTCCCATAAATTTCAAAGCTCAACCGAGGAAGAAGCCGGGTGTTATGCTGGGCGGAGTCGGCcagtggagaggaaaagggagagccACACCTCTACTGAGAAGAGACGAAGGATCACCCCAATAAGGATCGGGGATGTGGAGTCTCGGGGAAAAGTCGGAACTCCCAAAGAACCTCACTGGGGCCATAACAGAGGCGGCGCAGGAGTCCATTGGGAGACGTGAGTGTTCAGTGTTGTGGTAACtttgtgctggtggtggagggaatgcaatttttatttacattattcatccattttccttcatcatcatcatcgtttaacgtccatttattccctatggtggggttgggcgggatatgagcctcctccactgttgccggtccatctTTGGTGCCATCACATGCTCATAGGTTCTCTCAATAAGAAAGAATTaatccggtagctgcgggggtcatgtttcttaaaggcccttcttagcgagaaaaatgagaaaaaattatcactcacacaaaccatttcataatatatatcaacccatttgtgatcagtttatgcatcatctgttttgggagggtttgtatcatggcaaaaatttggcccgtcactggtacacggtagagccacaaatttggcccatcgctggtacacggtaaagccacaaatttggcccgtcgctgctaccgggttaaaccttCCTTATTGAGAGAAGCTATGTCTTGATGGATGACTGAAAGTTTAGTTTATGTCACAGTTATAAATTGATGTTTGATGTATGTATATAGAACGTATCATTTCCAATAAGTATTTTCCAATTGCTTATGAATTTCCTGAATGAACTGGTGCTATGGTAAAGTacataacattattattattgtattatagttttgttagtttttttgttATGCATTAGAAACTGTGGAGGATAATCTTGCATTAGGATTACAGTTGTGAGAAGTGACCGACCTTGTTTTTCCACAGgacggaggggagaggaagtgccTGGGGTCAACTGGAAAGATTCGGAGGTGAGTTGGTCCCCTAATGTTTTGGTGCCTAACCCAAGAAGCAGTGTGTGTATAGCCCTTTAGTTTAGGTGCATAACCCTATCAGCAGTGTTGTATAGTTCTTGAGTTTAAAGCTCCTCTGAGAATTTTAAGTGAAGTTTGATTAAgccaaagaggaacagaaggcaTATTCCTCTTCCTGTATGTCTTGAGCAGACCCCTGACCTCTTATCTGAAGTTAAACATTTGTCTCTGGGTGTCACCAACCACCAGAGGTAGTGACCCTTTCAGTCAACCATGTTGCATTACCTTTATTCCAGGTTAAGCAGAGATAGTCTTCATCTCCTCTAGGTAAAGGAGCGAGATATTCAGTCTTCCTTCCCAAAGAgaccttttcttcattccctccatgTTGTAGATATTTTTCCCATTCTTCAGGGTCAAAGAGgtgtatttttccctttctttcaagtCAGTGAGACATTTATCCTCTCTAAGGTTAAGGAGACATTTTTTCCTAATTTCCAGGTCGAGGAGGTCTGAGTGAACGTAGTGTCAGCTCACTCTCCAGTATCAGTCCTGGACGCCTTTTGATCTCTGAGTCTCCTAGAGGGCCTGACTCCTCTCCAGCAGCCCTGTCAGACTTTGCAGCCCCCATCAACCACACATTGCCCAGCTTGCCCCTAACAACAGTCCctgccaccaccacaccccccaAGACAAGACCTGTGACAGCCCCAGCCTCCCCCATGTCCAGCACTGCCTCTTGGGTGTCTTCAGGCGACCCAAGGCTAGAGAGGCAGGGGACTAACTCACAGACATACATCATTGAGTCAGAAGCATCAAGGGAAGTAGGGGAGGACAACTTTCTAGGAAGGTGAGAAAGTCGAGTTATGAATTTCGTATCATATTTTCAGTCACAGGAGAACTTAAGTGGTGTTCTCATTTGTGATTCAGAAATTTCCACTATTCAGATATAGGTAGCCTTtgttataaatatattttttttagccatatttactttatttgaaccccccccaaaaaattacATGCAGTATATGCAGTATTTGTAAAGCAAGGTTTGCTCATACCAAACTAATAAATTCCATTGAAATAACATGATTTTGCACAAAAAATGAtgttgtgtagtttttttttGCTACCTATCACATATTAAATTGACATCCTACTGTACTTTGATAAAACAGAAGAATGCTAAATGACCACAGCTCCCCCTTCAGACAGCGCAAAGCCCGACATATGGCACAGGAGCTCCACAGAGGCGGCATCTTGGAAATCGCCCGCAGCCCCGACAAGCAACTGGCCATCATGACGAGCCATCTGCAGGTGAGGCAGCGTGTGTGGGAGGTGGCGTTCAGGGGGTCTCAGGTGCCACTTGAACATATATTGAATAACACATGTTGCTATTTTAACTTTTCCCTATTGACGATATGCTAAATGTCTTTTCCTTGACAGGGAGGGAGTCTACACATGAGTGAGGAGAGCCTGCTGAGTTTGCCtcgcaccccccccaccccaggcaagcatctcttcatccctcctcctccaagcctTCCTGGAATCTTctcaaacagcagcagcagcagcagctacttCCACTCACAATCGAGGCAGGACTCCATCAACCTCCCACCGAAGAAGCGAAGGGAGTTGGTCTTCACC encodes the following:
- the LOC126981424 gene encoding uncharacterized protein LOC126981424 isoform X1; its protein translation is MASLLPSEVARLVLGYVEENKCEKTSAKLQEELPVLAECALQRRKGRKVPLRVGSQNLEDMLADYSASKDYVLESVQNYSSTLKELPRSGSLLSQVQALVAIIINNKDAIKQNKATLGPIKNYKQQRRMVRLQNDLRMRTHNAQCHTSQQLDDQLSATPAEDLPGSSHRDSGYVEHAGDHCGERYRLRSHSHPSGSLPSASHSGHDVEEARQDSFGGDSTSMSLMQDLDTSHQRRKGIVKRRNQSAEQTPVKMSPGLDNEANFEKILKNLYENTALHEKIAENINRGLSTQCKLGHVPGEVDEDNNSLSFSSAKKGRDCSSSSIDGRERNCGVVEPVPGTSGGGDAAFLKEFEHIVTGIISETTSDPVFECLIDEVFGCSSPQSGISKGDDGSAGFGQGSTPEPASGPSRLLSTPVPPPPPSSTPSSHSLLPIAQTVPPHQSPVTCHQSPAHNLSTPHIHMSPVNDTSPCLSPTSESHVHHAPMPSFSPGSHPTSSLCKPFPSLPSPKKIDMWANRNLSHENMQVAKDKTQTLSSLRDTVQESLQNASSDSMREDMSSSWSSSVRLESGSSCLTKHTVAAAPSLSCNQKSPPLREGNDGSKTTSFSPPATRLSRRKKSKQNCSTKSKEDENNLGEQLLKEFADFQSSRSDKVDGCEESGKLRSDDQSEAPEEANLTPIELPTEKETANDQEGEGNLKVPSKESTPTSQPRHETQIAGLENTNLEQACQGAPVGGEDAHAGDEGHSGTGQVEMEMETQTAVEPETEPAISSEALAVNVCHSDSKLKEVNKEVQYNNESHALKLNSAPVPLVRSNTIPGLVPSVSSSEENTYTITELAPAAPLDLTSLVSSMCSVDGYDISYPDPTHASAASWSAQTPSSSVVQSANVWDPTEVTQHSLVQQDTDAQRNVESQPKPLTVFLPPVATRKEAEKQLMNFVNEGGFKTMNIPTFTAPLSHSITANKLTGNEIQFHTTSAYPGRLMHTIAPKMASSYPLSQGPADGTEKVSRFTTYTLANNITFTVPEVATLADGPENKGAKGKGSRKTSAKKKTKNSSNNTGSNESKPKKTRPTKSTSKKNGPNKSPTKKTVSKKSAPKKTGSNKSKAKKTTSKKSASKEGESGLTTPQEVTPGAAAESVKPKSSATKKTQETKTNKGKKATPKKRQKTKNKSEAKKPSQRSRKSSKENQESEANMSDNNIISVALSFALNSVTPKKNESLPEEPPTGETSHDGASGTGVSAESVEGVTAETKIVTREEAGSGDPSLSATGGVSGEHTLSRTGLASSEPDDMAAATSDSQGSPGEASCSMKNSGNEVVQASSTEHIAGNTAPQSTSKQKQVSRKFNSGRSPQLKALLELSRSLSPSKRALALKESSQSEESPCIRTLHMRGSQSTPSRKNSHIRVLDFTTPQKRSAFTRSPRRAVTNLKFSPPAGLRFQRNSRKFSQNPAAKPEALKKIAEEESAVTKTIDKEHAVSDKGKLRAGTSSPRKSSPRGSRISPCVRPRSDDRKSDTKCSNSRQTSVGSLSKVDFLDPKHSSLLLSEDEENIVLHLEGEDSLSSCGKSPASESGSVHLFDLPRVDSQGFNFNMITNDPNSDSLEDELPDLMGTFAVSDIVQHSGARPKQMETPSKAAATIPSISLSPVCLEPPTPILPSEQKSNSNTCDDLHTPVPMVVPNVTRTPLIKDYPQGPYSSSSVCSSYYMPSERSFTESEDSPNKLDTLEENAEIEELDSLVSSSENDSELNNTVKYAGSAKSSKQKSGPGHGAKNDVAKSTPKRSPAKLPGKEMGELIEQEMLRLFSGQESSSPTKEPDQVDTPSLKCSASSDSNSRDSSKGKQGKKRRMPSMKYQILVDSTCSEDETDVRSENRLPSVSSSKRRSNEVPAARLKLKKGSRNHCGKADEKEVEQAQGEKPTSDLKEVESSISESRRKTSEMENTDDSMTRTPRKKMTSISEKTENRVMKKSPKRKLLTLESKEAENSKTESQRERETSGSKGTETPRKRQSLDLEEAETSEKKLSLELEEAESSKAETPENRLSLELEEAESSKAETPENRLSLELEEAESSKAETPENRLSLELEKAESSKAETPENRLSLELEKAESSKAETPENRLFLESEEAESSSAETPEKRLYLESEETESSDSETPEKRTSLESEKAASSKAETTGKRLSLESEKAASSKPETTGKQLSLESEKAASSKAETTGKRLSLESEKAASSKPETTGKQLSLESEEAKNSKTETPGLQLGSEEADTKMTVTPRERVALPSDVSPKRNVKKGKLTSHDEKRDSPLYVRKLSAGGQAKEKEEAAERNPVTKPLPVPPSESVTDKAQCEGSKKIIYTIEDVFGSDVSSSDDSNLKSPSSKENDSDSGDSFSSKPSTPVEGEVHVAEEENQTTLRRSNRSTRNRGVSRFQSAEVLRVQRKPFGVGRGRANGRQAAPRGRGRRGGTVHIEEVVIEAIFGTSDLSSKETTPDGSEVAVRPKIKRGLGARRPGGGRARGRSRSLIDSPESPDEGAQKEGRKSASAPVYNISDSSSSPEASDKSREDEEHEAASELDTNKKGKDGKSLELQQNEGHELQQSEGHELQQNEDHGLQENEGHELQQNEDHGLQENEGHGLQQNEDHELQQNEDHGLQQNEDHGLQENEDHELQQNVGHELQQKKISKLSLNWTLKPQQSKTQALQQTKDHESPQTEDHESPQTEESNSAQNKAQKLRPPIQKPFSCWGGGMKTPNSSEDSNSAQNKAQELRPPIQKPFSCWGGGMKTPNFSAVRNHTTLKPKNFRILWSSNSKESGTSVSVKTINVGDHSTEDQPHESSSQCHQLPQEDNSLHSEVKVVKEKQCESTQPQPQTKATPGSEHEKRQLPASTSQPHLPQEDNSLHSEVKVVKEKQCESTQPEPQNKATPGSEHEKGQLPASTSRPHLPQEERARHDKKQTFEPISQPLKTPKSVQTGSEEIKKHSSASSNQTSQLTSNTPVVGKEIKKQSSSSSNQASQPKRKNTVDGSKKTMEWPTSSTQTSKPKNSSSTKSEGKEGMKNPILSTTETSLLKQKNNNSNEEVAKEKNSSSTHLAPQLKRKRSTSREEGAEEKLSSSSHQASHPKKGKSKRNNNPCSREEGMEGKPSPSLPQPLQPQKKRETPTQRSPQSQGCARLIVFTGPSPNISLHRLREEGDLGQVINVTPRLHLKEKRKSPKVPQDKINSAAKSSSKRKRAAKSTPEAAVEQESVLKPSPRKRSLTSSSRHEGDRHGPQASPLPTSLTPDCRTGMAKLNADSTKSKNVGNDPQSSLQARLKQANEGRSSKKVKGKNITQASGKERISSANKSFTLVPSGRHETEKTSKAHKGTHDSAKTSSKNCGTKTDVPPAEMSSPVRTVSSHSDAEENSKEHCLMTYTALPSTPEKKVGRICHSIVKEGKAMVAFPSPSKPHSVLPNLMIPQRSLFRDQTDTAEQPQSFSSTSCSLQGKSGGEGNQGSRRMFDDYSQLNFSNKIVMNDAAENLHQGERKTAKCNLIRKTKESISINSVGGDHHGPQNEEGSKNSDILQGTANERMLTDLREFTNVRQEDYIVHGSQSSSHFTGDDDEEKVEEEEDSDVLRIEEHSENEYEDVEVISKIELQFSNMIDIFSLNLDHEKEIQSKQHTPSPPTTKQKKKEKSSTSPRRKTPAQGTRKAPTKSYLTPVTPKRPLARKRRSSGATPGCHALTEKGRTKVGRASIQSLTSHKFQSSTEEEAGCYAGRSRPVERKRESHTSTEKRRRITPIRIGDVESRGKVGTPKEPHWGHNRGGAGVHWETTEGRGSAWGQLERFGGRGGLSERSVSSLSSISPGRLLISESPRGPDSSPAALSDFAAPINHTLPSLPLTTVPATTTPPKTRPVTAPASPMSSTASWVSSGDPRLERQGTNSQTYIIESEASREVGEDNFLGRRMLNDHSSPFRQRKARHMAQELHRGGILEIARSPDKQLAIMTSHLQGGSLHMSEESLLSLPRTPPTPGKHLFIPPPPSLPGIFSNSSSSSSYFHSQSRQDSINLPPKKRRELVFTSDQGKPQEFSKDSNI